Proteins encoded in a region of the bacterium genome:
- a CDS encoding aldo/keto reductase, whose amino-acid sequence MDPSERVLLGRTRLTVTRLGLGTAPLGGLFEAVADRRAHATVERAYETGLRFFDTAPLYGYGLAEQRIGHVLRGKPRGEYVLSTKVGRLLRAGAPPDLTQFDRGKPFYQGTPDVSPIFDFSYDGVMRSIEESLTRLELDRVDILHIHDPDAHYPEACGGAYRALDHLRREGTIAAVGAGMNQAELLERFVREVDLDCVLVAGRYTLLDQAALGGLLPACRARQVAVIVGGVYNSGILADPRMGATFDYVPAPPGLVAKAQHIHAICQRHGVPLKAAALQFPFGHPAVSAVLIGCRSSAEVDENIQCLRYPIPAALWENLRRERLLPADAPLPGEGGDGA is encoded by the coding sequence ATGGACCCCAGCGAACGGGTGCTCTTGGGTAGGACACGGCTGACGGTGACGCGGCTGGGCCTTGGCACCGCGCCACTCGGCGGCTTGTTCGAGGCGGTGGCGGACCGTCGGGCCCACGCCACCGTCGAGCGCGCCTATGAGACGGGACTGCGGTTCTTCGATACAGCGCCGCTCTACGGATACGGCCTCGCCGAGCAACGGATCGGACACGTCCTCCGCGGCAAGCCCCGCGGTGAGTACGTGCTCTCGACGAAGGTCGGGCGTCTGCTGCGCGCCGGCGCGCCGCCCGATCTCACCCAGTTCGATCGCGGCAAGCCGTTCTACCAAGGTACGCCCGACGTGAGCCCGATATTTGACTTCAGTTACGACGGCGTCATGCGATCAATCGAGGAGAGCCTGACGCGACTGGAGCTTGACCGGGTGGATATCCTCCACATCCACGATCCTGACGCCCACTACCCCGAGGCGTGCGGGGGTGCGTACCGTGCGCTGGACCACCTCCGCCGGGAGGGGACGATCGCCGCCGTTGGCGCGGGCATGAACCAGGCGGAGCTGCTGGAGCGGTTTGTGCGAGAGGTCGATCTGGACTGCGTCCTGGTGGCCGGGCGCTACACGCTGCTCGATCAGGCCGCGCTGGGGGGGTTGCTGCCCGCGTGTAGAGCCCGGCAGGTCGCTGTGATCGTCGGAGGTGTGTACAATAGCGGGATCCTGGCGGACCCGCGGATGGGCGCCACATTTGACTACGTGCCGGCGCCGCCCGGGTTGGTGGCAAAGGCGCAGCACATCCACGCGATCTGCCAGCGGCATGGCGTTCCGTTGAAGGCCGCGGCCCTCCAGTTTCCCTTTGGGCACCCGGCGGTTTCTGCCGTCCTGATCGGGTGCCGCTCGTCCGCGGAGGTGGACGAGAACATCCAGTGCTTGCGGTACCCGATCCCCGCGGCGCTCTGGGAGAACCTTCGGCGGGAGCGGCTTCTTCCCGCGGATGCTCCCCTACCGGGAGAGGGGGGAGACGGTGCGTAG
- a CDS encoding amidohydrolase family protein, translated as MRREPVVDAHQHFWDPAVVTYPWLTAEYAAVRRRFGPEDLAPQLAQHGVDRTVLVQTLSSLAETRELLRVAARAGFVAGVVGWVDLADPGVESVLREVRAAPEGRWLVGIRHQAHDEPDPGWLVREDVRRGLRALGDAGLAFDFLVRTRELPAAWRVAHELPEMRFVIDHIAKPPIRTGDHHSWAEAMAPFSDLRNVSCKLSGMITEADWHAWRPDDLIPYVRRVVGWFGEDRLMFGSDWPVCLVAGSYGQVLDTAAATLADLSAKARSKIFGRNAMEFYRLRC; from the coding sequence GTGCGTAGGGAACCGGTGGTTGATGCGCACCAGCACTTCTGGGATCCGGCGGTCGTAACCTACCCGTGGCTGACCGCCGAATACGCGGCCGTTCGGCGCCGGTTTGGGCCCGAGGACCTGGCCCCGCAGTTGGCACAGCACGGCGTCGATCGCACCGTGCTGGTTCAAACGTTGTCGAGCCTAGCGGAAACACGCGAGCTCCTGCGCGTGGCGGCTCGGGCCGGGTTCGTCGCCGGTGTGGTCGGGTGGGTTGACCTCGCCGACCCCGGCGTGGAGAGCGTTCTCCGCGAGGTGCGGGCGGCGCCCGAAGGCCGGTGGCTTGTGGGGATCAGGCATCAGGCCCACGACGAGCCGGATCCGGGGTGGCTCGTGCGCGAGGACGTACGGCGAGGACTCCGAGCGCTCGGGGATGCGGGACTGGCGTTTGACTTCCTCGTCCGCACCCGTGAGCTTCCGGCGGCGTGGCGTGTGGCGCACGAACTTCCCGAGATGCGGTTCGTCATTGACCACATCGCCAAGCCCCCGATCCGCACCGGGGACCACCACTCCTGGGCGGAGGCGATGGCGCCGTTCAGCGATCTGCGGAACGTCTCCTGCAAGCTCTCCGGGATGATCACCGAGGCCGACTGGCACGCGTGGCGACCGGACGATTTGATACCCTACGTGCGCCGGGTGGTGGGCTGGTTCGGAGAAGACCGGTTGATGTTCGGCTCCGACTGGCCGGTCTGTCTGGTGGCCGGGTCGTATGGCCAGGTGCTCGATACCGCTGCCGCAACGCTAGCGGATCTCTCTGCGAAGGCGCGTAGTAAGATCTTCGGCCGGAACGCGATGGAGTTCTACCGGCTGCGTTGTTGA
- a CDS encoding ABC transporter permease: protein MTVGDTHPAAVGPILAPSGRGWGARMLGSYEVAIYAALALVIVAVSLIAPRFLSSDNLFEVARNFSFIAAVGVGEAIVILAGGGGIDLSVGSLMGLGGVVATKLLGLGAGLLPAVAIGVGAGWACGTANGLLVTRARMTPLIPTLGMLSIAHGLSLVITQGYPLSALGRDGATFVGLGAGYLGPVPYPVVFMILVVFVGWIVLTHTPFGYNVYAAGGNDEASRLSGINVERVRLVAYMTSGSLAALTGILLAARLSVGDATTGQGEELNVIAAAVIGGISLLGGQGSVLGLFAGAALIGVLLNAMVLMGVPAFWQEVVIGSTIIVAVLLDRVRLRFARD from the coding sequence ATGACGGTCGGTGACACGCATCCCGCGGCCGTGGGCCCGATCCTCGCTCCGTCCGGGCGTGGGTGGGGTGCCCGGATGCTGGGATCCTACGAGGTCGCGATCTACGCCGCCTTGGCGCTCGTGATCGTCGCCGTTTCCCTTATCGCGCCCCGGTTCCTCTCGTCCGATAACCTGTTTGAGGTGGCGCGCAACTTCTCGTTCATCGCCGCGGTCGGCGTGGGCGAAGCGATCGTCATTCTGGCGGGCGGTGGCGGCATCGACCTTTCCGTGGGATCTCTGATGGGCCTCGGCGGCGTGGTCGCCACCAAACTCCTCGGCCTCGGCGCAGGGCTCCTCCCCGCGGTCGCCATCGGGGTCGGTGCCGGGTGGGCCTGCGGTACCGCGAACGGCCTGCTGGTGACGAGGGCGCGAATGACCCCGCTCATTCCCACGCTCGGCATGCTGTCGATTGCCCACGGCCTCTCGCTCGTCATCACCCAGGGATATCCCCTTTCGGCGCTCGGTCGAGACGGCGCGACGTTTGTCGGCCTGGGCGCCGGGTATCTCGGCCCGGTGCCCTACCCGGTCGTCTTCATGATTCTGGTGGTGTTCGTCGGGTGGATCGTTCTGACCCACACCCCGTTTGGTTACAATGTATATGCGGCCGGCGGCAACGACGAGGCCAGCCGTTTGAGCGGAATCAACGTGGAGCGCGTCCGCCTCGTCGCCTACATGACCAGTGGCTCGCTGGCCGCTCTGACCGGTATCCTGCTCGCGGCGCGGCTCTCCGTCGGCGACGCGACCACCGGGCAGGGCGAGGAACTCAACGTCATCGCGGCGGCGGTGATCGGCGGCATTAGTCTGCTGGGCGGCCAGGGCTCCGTCCTCGGCCTGTTCGCGGGCGCCGCCCTCATCGGCGTGCTCCTAAACGCGATGGTTCTGATGGGCGTCCCCGCCTTTTGGCAGGAGGTGGTGATCGGCAGCACGATCATCGTGGCGGTGTTGCTGGACCGCGTGCGGCTGCGCTTCGCCCGCGACTGA
- a CDS encoding sugar-binding protein codes for MWRTISVLVLAAGLVVIPPGAPSAHGAKALIFAIVPKAINNPFYNDVRRGCEAEAKKLGVTCDFTGPTVTEIQPQIQVLEGLIQRHVDGMAVAPVDGKAAVPVIKQAIAAGIAVVTFDSDAASGSGRLAFIGTDNYAGGVALGKQFAMALPSGGKYAIITGGLGAENLNERIKGVHDGLKQAGVADKFTEVSGSPFPCNDDVNRAVQLIEQALAAHPDLSGVVAVGGWPLFAPEAYKQALKPKAAAMKAGKFAVVSFDTLRAELEILKAGYVSALVGQRPYQMGVDSIDALYAYVTKKTKPADPSHTGLDVVTKANVDSFLK; via the coding sequence GTGTGGCGTACCATTTCGGTATTGGTCCTAGCGGCGGGGCTCGTGGTCATCCCACCGGGAGCTCCGTCCGCGCACGGGGCTAAAGCGCTGATCTTCGCGATCGTGCCCAAGGCGATCAACAACCCGTTCTACAACGACGTGCGGCGCGGGTGTGAGGCCGAAGCGAAGAAGCTGGGGGTAACGTGTGATTTTACGGGGCCGACCGTGACGGAGATCCAGCCGCAGATCCAAGTGCTGGAAGGGTTGATCCAGCGTCACGTTGATGGGATGGCGGTTGCGCCTGTCGACGGCAAGGCCGCCGTGCCGGTGATCAAGCAGGCAATCGCCGCGGGTATCGCGGTCGTCACGTTCGATTCCGATGCGGCGTCGGGCTCGGGCCGGCTCGCGTTCATCGGGACCGACAACTACGCCGGCGGCGTCGCCCTCGGCAAGCAGTTTGCCATGGCGTTGCCAAGCGGCGGCAAGTACGCGATCATCACGGGCGGGCTGGGGGCCGAAAACCTCAACGAGCGGATCAAAGGGGTCCATGACGGCCTGAAACAAGCGGGGGTGGCGGACAAGTTCACCGAGGTATCCGGCTCGCCGTTCCCGTGCAACGACGATGTCAACCGGGCCGTCCAGCTCATCGAACAGGCCCTCGCCGCGCATCCCGATCTCAGCGGGGTTGTCGCCGTGGGCGGGTGGCCGCTGTTCGCGCCGGAGGCGTACAAGCAGGCGCTGAAGCCCAAGGCCGCCGCAATGAAAGCCGGCAAGTTTGCGGTGGTGTCGTTTGATACCCTCCGGGCCGAACTCGAGATCCTCAAGGCTGGGTACGTGAGCGCCTTAGTCGGCCAGCGGCCGTATCAGATGGGCGTTGACAGCATCGATGCGCTCTACGCGTACGTGACCAAAAAGACCAAACCCGCGGACCCGTCCCACACGGGCCTCGATGTCGTGACGAAAGCAAACGTCGACAGCTTCTTGAAGTAA
- a CDS encoding ATP-binding cassette domain-containing protein, translating into MSPPLVEMQGIEKHFGAVHALRGVDFTLAPGEVHGLVGDNSAGKSTLMKILSGAVQPEAGRIVFRGAAVRFTTPADARRRGIEMVYQDFALCNNLDIAQNIFLGRWPKRAHVFVDRRAMQRAAEAMLRRLRIDAPSVAVQVRHLSGGRRQSVAIARALSVDPAVLILDEPTANLSPGATQEVLRLVADLKHHGVGVILISHRLQEVFAIGDRVTVLKQGRHVATRLVGEVTEDEILELIVTGGRTSGAGPMAVGSGLPPDPALPGGATGSGRSGESQL; encoded by the coding sequence ATGAGTCCGCCCCTCGTCGAGATGCAGGGTATCGAGAAGCACTTCGGCGCGGTTCACGCGCTCCGGGGAGTGGATTTCACATTGGCGCCCGGGGAAGTTCACGGCCTCGTCGGCGACAACTCCGCCGGAAAATCCACCCTCATGAAGATTCTATCCGGCGCGGTGCAACCCGAGGCCGGACGAATTGTATTCCGCGGGGCCGCGGTTCGGTTCACCACTCCCGCCGACGCGCGCCGGCGCGGCATCGAGATGGTGTACCAGGACTTCGCCCTCTGCAACAACCTCGATATCGCGCAGAACATCTTCCTTGGTCGCTGGCCGAAGCGAGCGCACGTGTTTGTGGACCGCCGGGCCATGCAGCGGGCGGCGGAGGCGATGCTGCGGCGTCTCCGCATCGATGCGCCGTCCGTGGCGGTCCAGGTCCGGCACCTCTCAGGCGGGCGCCGGCAGAGCGTCGCGATCGCGCGGGCGCTATCGGTCGACCCAGCGGTGCTTATCCTCGACGAGCCCACCGCAAACTTGTCGCCTGGTGCGACGCAGGAGGTGCTCCGTCTCGTCGCGGACCTGAAGCACCACGGGGTCGGCGTGATTCTCATCAGCCACAGGCTTCAGGAAGTGTTCGCGATTGGAGACCGCGTCACCGTGCTGAAGCAAGGACGGCACGTCGCGACCCGCCTTGTTGGGGAGGTCACCGAGGACGAGATCCTGGAGCTTATCGTGACCGGAGGGCGGACGAGCGGAGCCGGCCCTATGGCCGTGGGGTCAGGGCTCCCCCCCGACCCGGCCCTTCCGGGAGGAGCGACCGGGTCAGGCCGCAGCGGTGAATCGCAACTTTGA
- a CDS encoding amidohydrolase family protein codes for MRPRRLHSDDVHFDLPHSAIYCIWRVCALKSSLRRLHHRRGEARVEPLSDGDRGHGAVYIRDTVREIGAHQILFESNGPAVLPSTQILAIKQAELRPAEERQVLGENAARLLRL; via the coding sequence ATGCGCCCGCGCCGCTTGCACTCTGACGATGTGCATTTCGACCTCCCGCACTCTGCCATCTACTGCATCTGGCGCGTTTGCGCACTCAAGAGTTCCCTACGTCGGCTCCACCATCGTCGCGGCGAAGCGCGCGTCGAACCTCTATCTGATGGCGACCGCGGTCATGGAGCCGTTTACATTCGGGACACCGTGCGTGAGATCGGAGCCCATCAAATTCTATTCGAATCGAACGGACCCGCCGTGCTCCCGTCCACGCAGATTCTGGCGATCAAGCAGGCGGAGCTGCGGCCTGCGGAGGAACGCCAGGTGCTGGGGGAGAACGCCGCGCGATTGCTGCGCCTGTAA
- a CDS encoding cupin domain-containing protein, with protein sequence MHIVRVQAARAHPPGSPENFSGTARFQDLHATKDARGIDMVAVFFAPGARTRPHVHKTYQALHIVEGEGIVATEQERRLIRPGDIVVIPAGQWHWHGATPTSAMCHISTRPVGPTDWSVPLRDWDTYAEGARGSGA encoded by the coding sequence ATGCACATCGTCAGAGTGCAAGCGGCGCGGGCGCATCCGCCGGGGAGCCCCGAGAACTTCAGCGGTACCGCACGCTTCCAAGATCTGCACGCAACGAAGGACGCTAGGGGCATCGATATGGTCGCGGTATTCTTCGCGCCGGGGGCGCGGACCCGGCCGCATGTTCACAAAACCTACCAGGCCCTCCATATCGTGGAGGGCGAAGGGATCGTTGCGACGGAACAGGAGCGGCGGCTCATCAGGCCGGGGGACATCGTGGTCATCCCTGCGGGCCAGTGGCACTGGCACGGGGCGACGCCGACCTCCGCGATGTGCCACATTTCCACACGGCCCGTGGGCCCGACGGACTGGTCGGTTCCGTTGCGAGACTGGGATACATACGCGGAGGGAGCCCGCGGCTCAGGTGCATAG
- a CDS encoding ABC transporter substrate-binding protein: protein MNVTKPPFDNKLLRQAFAATVDRDAIANVVLQGAAYPAYFFFPNGTPAYDAAWKLPPRTVALAKEKLQAGGHPEGFTFTFLTQPGQQRLAVAQAIQAMAADAGIQMKIQIVDQGTIIDAISHLKEEAALIEWSGRPDPDFDIYPFTTQSGIGSFNYTGYNNQRVQTLLDAARYLGAMSQRRRAYGEVTKLLVDDVPYVWLYFPKEYKLISTRVHGFVQVPDGMMRFRGVTLSP, encoded by the coding sequence TTGAACGTCACCAAACCGCCCTTTGACAACAAGCTGCTCCGTCAGGCTTTCGCCGCCACGGTGGATCGTGATGCGATCGCCAATGTCGTGCTTCAGGGCGCCGCGTACCCGGCGTATTTCTTCTTCCCGAACGGGACGCCGGCGTACGATGCGGCCTGGAAGCTGCCCCCACGGACCGTCGCGCTGGCTAAAGAGAAACTTCAGGCCGGGGGACATCCCGAGGGATTCACCTTCACGTTCCTTACCCAGCCGGGACAACAACGCCTAGCGGTCGCACAAGCGATCCAAGCAATGGCCGCGGACGCGGGGATCCAGATGAAGATCCAGATCGTTGATCAGGGCACGATTATCGATGCGATCAGCCACTTGAAGGAGGAAGCGGCGCTCATCGAGTGGAGCGGCCGTCCCGATCCCGACTTCGATATCTACCCGTTTACAACCCAGTCTGGCATCGGGTCCTTCAACTACACGGGGTACAACAACCAACGCGTCCAAACACTCCTCGACGCCGCACGGTACCTAGGGGCCATGAGTCAGCGGCGCCGGGCGTACGGTGAGGTGACAAAGCTGCTCGTCGATGACGTGCCCTACGTGTGGCTGTACTTCCCTAAAGAATACAAGCTCATTTCCACCCGCGTGCACGGGTTTGTGCAGGTTCCCGACGGCATGATGCGCTTCCGAGGGGTCACCCTCTCACCGTGA
- a CDS encoding ABC transporter substrate-binding protein, translating into MQKPIMLGFAAIAVAGLMATASAQGQKAGGLLKAALDLDPPTMDPHLSGSAVDRQVFQNLYDKLVDIDENLAIVPMLAASWTISPDGKTVTFKLRQGVKFHDGIPFNAEAVKANFDRMRDPKFPSARRSEIAPVANVVPVDAATVQITLERPYSPLLYVLTDRAGMMLSPTATQKDGLNFTLHPVGTGPFVFAEKIPQDHITLRRNPDYWEKGLPQLDGIVYRMITDDNARIANLKSGDVDIVGTVSPSLRSRNWPQTPLGPGLVSACCSTVPSPGPPSR; encoded by the coding sequence GTGCAAAAACCAATCATGCTGGGGTTTGCCGCCATCGCGGTAGCGGGACTCATGGCGACGGCATCCGCGCAAGGTCAGAAGGCCGGTGGGCTGTTAAAGGCAGCGCTCGACCTTGATCCTCCCACTATGGACCCGCACCTCTCGGGCTCGGCGGTGGACCGTCAGGTGTTTCAGAACCTCTACGACAAGTTGGTGGATATCGACGAGAATTTGGCCATCGTGCCGATGCTGGCGGCGTCATGGACGATTAGCCCAGATGGGAAAACCGTGACGTTCAAACTCCGTCAGGGGGTAAAGTTCCATGACGGGATTCCATTCAACGCGGAGGCGGTGAAGGCCAACTTCGATAGAATGCGGGATCCAAAGTTCCCCTCCGCACGACGGAGTGAGATCGCACCGGTGGCAAATGTCGTCCCGGTCGACGCCGCGACCGTCCAGATCACACTGGAGCGGCCCTACAGCCCGCTGCTCTATGTCCTCACGGATCGGGCCGGGATGATGCTCTCTCCGACCGCCACGCAAAAGGACGGCCTGAACTTTACGCTGCACCCGGTAGGGACCGGCCCTTTCGTGTTCGCGGAGAAGATCCCCCAGGATCACATCACGCTTCGCCGCAACCCAGACTACTGGGAGAAAGGGCTCCCGCAGCTCGACGGGATCGTCTACCGGATGATCACCGACGACAACGCCCGCATCGCGAATCTTAAATCTGGGGACGTGGACATCGTCGGCACCGTTTCCCCCTCCCTCAGGTCAAGGAACTGGCCGCAGACGCCGCTCGGCCCGGGGCTGGTTTCCGCCTGCTGCAGCACGGTGCCATCGCCTGGACCGCCATCGCGTTGA
- a CDS encoding zinc ABC transporter substrate-binding protein — protein sequence MMIGLGALGVTRPAPAAPAAARIIIVAAENFYGDIAGQLGGDRVSVTNIISDPNVDPHEYAANARTGVAVANARVIIQNGMGYDEFMNRLEAASPDLRRKVIVVANLAGRKTGENPHLWYDPPTIPKVAQAILDTFVQLDPGSAASYRNRYRTFRASLRPLNQAIASIKIAYNGTLVASTEPVFGYMAAALGLRVVTPLVFQKAVEEGEDPPAAAMAQMEDQLKKHQVKVLLYNTQTVSPITNRVQELARRVGVPIVGISETEPPRESYQQWMLSQLGAVRAALGRGK from the coding sequence ATGATGATCGGATTGGGGGCCCTGGGAGTGACGCGTCCGGCTCCGGCGGCGCCTGCGGCTGCACGGATCATCATCGTTGCGGCGGAGAACTTCTATGGGGATATTGCCGGTCAGCTTGGCGGGGATCGCGTGTCTGTGACCAATATCATCAGTGATCCGAACGTGGACCCGCATGAATATGCGGCCAACGCTCGGACCGGCGTCGCCGTTGCCAACGCGCGCGTGATCATCCAAAATGGGATGGGCTATGACGAATTCATGAATCGCCTGGAGGCTGCGTCGCCGGATCTGCGGCGTAAGGTGATTGTCGTTGCGAATCTGGCTGGGCGCAAGACGGGCGAGAACCCGCACCTGTGGTACGACCCCCCGACGATCCCCAAGGTCGCTCAAGCCATTCTCGATACATTTGTGCAGCTCGACCCAGGCTCGGCGGCGTCTTATCGCAACCGGTATCGAACCTTCCGGGCATCCTTGCGGCCGTTGAACCAGGCCATCGCGAGCATCAAGATAGCGTACAACGGCACCTTGGTCGCGTCCACCGAGCCTGTCTTCGGTTACATGGCAGCTGCCCTCGGCCTGCGTGTGGTCACCCCGCTCGTGTTTCAGAAGGCGGTGGAGGAAGGGGAAGACCCCCCCGCCGCAGCGATGGCGCAGATGGAGGATCAGCTGAAGAAACACCAGGTCAAAGTCCTCCTGTACAACACTCAAACGGTCTCCCCCATCACCAACAGGGTGCAAGAGCTGGCGAGACGCGTCGGTGTCCCAATCGTGGGCATCTCAGAGACCGAGCCGCCGAGGGAGTCATACCAGCAGTGGATGCTCTCGCAGTTGGGCGCGGTGCGAGCGGCACTCGGCCGGGGCAAGTAG
- a CDS encoding ATP-binding cassette domain-containing protein gives MSDTPAITLDQASLRFDHGPLWDGLSLAVPQGEFLAVLGPNGSGKTSLLRVLLGLQRLNAGRARVLGHLPHRGNQAIGYVPQQRAFDPDLPLRGRDLVRFGLDGNRWGFMRNARGAERDVEEMLALLDARAFADSPVGRLSGGEQQRLRVAQALIGRPQLLLCDEPLLSLDLNYQQTIVQLFSEWNRRRGVTVIFVTHDVNPLLTAIDRVLLLAGGPWAVGGVDDVLTSETLTHLYRRPVEVERIKGRVVVLGAELGGHEPLHMHGGTV, from the coding sequence GTGTCCGACACTCCGGCGATCACGCTTGATCAGGCATCCCTGCGGTTCGACCATGGACCGTTGTGGGACGGATTGTCGCTGGCTGTGCCGCAGGGCGAGTTTCTCGCGGTGCTGGGGCCGAATGGCTCGGGGAAGACTTCGCTCCTCCGCGTGCTGCTGGGACTGCAGAGGCTCAACGCCGGCCGGGCGCGGGTCCTTGGACATCTTCCCCACCGGGGGAATCAAGCGATCGGGTACGTGCCGCAGCAGCGGGCCTTCGATCCCGACCTCCCGCTTCGTGGTCGCGATCTGGTGCGGTTTGGCCTAGACGGGAACCGGTGGGGGTTCATGCGAAACGCACGAGGGGCGGAGCGCGACGTCGAGGAGATGCTGGCACTCCTCGACGCGCGGGCGTTCGCCGACTCTCCGGTTGGACGCCTGTCCGGTGGCGAGCAGCAGCGCCTTCGAGTTGCCCAGGCCCTGATCGGTAGACCGCAGCTCCTGCTCTGCGACGAGCCACTCCTCAGCCTGGATCTGAATTATCAACAAACCATCGTGCAATTATTTTCTGAGTGGAATCGCCGGAGGGGCGTTACCGTCATTTTTGTCACACACGATGTCAACCCCCTGTTAACCGCGATCGATCGGGTGTTGTTACTCGCCGGCGGCCCCTGGGCGGTCGGTGGTGTCGACGATGTGTTGACGTCCGAGACACTCACCCACCTCTACCGGCGGCCGGTGGAGGTCGAGCGTATCAAAGGGCGGGTCGTGGTGCTCGGTGCTGAACTTGGCGGGCACGAGCCGCTGCACATGCACGGGGGAACCGTTTGA
- a CDS encoding metal ABC transporter permease, producing the protein MTSLWHYAFVQHALAAGVMAAILAGCVGPIVTIRNMAFAVHGLAEVGFTGAAGAVMLGASPMIGVLTATFAAAAAIGILGVRLRERDVAIGSVLAFGIGLGVLFLSLTKRYAAEAFSILFGSILAVSQEDLLRVAFVGTIALAALAVIYRPLRFASVDPEVAEARGVPVRLLSSVFLLLLALAVSEAVQVVGVLLILTLLVVPSAAAQRLTPQPRLVVVYSVGVALVSTVGGLAGAIYTSLPVGFFVSAFSFAAYLLARVIGPRLMGGTRTAAHAEHPVAPIPGK; encoded by the coding sequence ATGACCTCGCTTTGGCATTACGCGTTTGTGCAGCACGCGCTTGCCGCTGGGGTGATGGCCGCCATCCTCGCGGGATGTGTGGGGCCAATCGTCACGATCCGCAACATGGCATTTGCCGTGCACGGCTTAGCCGAAGTGGGCTTTACTGGGGCGGCGGGAGCCGTGATGCTTGGAGCATCGCCCATGATCGGCGTGCTGACGGCCACCTTTGCTGCCGCGGCAGCCATCGGCATCCTGGGAGTGCGCCTGCGCGAACGCGATGTCGCCATCGGGAGCGTCCTGGCCTTCGGCATCGGTCTGGGCGTCCTGTTCTTGAGTCTCACCAAGCGCTACGCAGCAGAAGCATTCAGTATCCTCTTTGGATCGATCCTGGCCGTCAGTCAAGAAGATTTGTTGCGGGTTGCTTTCGTTGGAACGATCGCGTTGGCCGCTTTGGCGGTGATCTACCGGCCCCTGCGGTTCGCCAGCGTCGATCCAGAGGTGGCAGAGGCTCGCGGCGTTCCCGTCCGCCTGCTTTCCTCGGTATTCTTGCTGCTTTTGGCGCTGGCGGTCTCTGAGGCTGTCCAGGTGGTCGGGGTCCTCCTGATCCTCACCCTGCTGGTCGTCCCCTCTGCGGCTGCGCAGCGGCTAACCCCTCAACCCCGTTTGGTGGTCGTCTACAGCGTGGGTGTCGCGCTCGTTTCCACGGTCGGCGGCCTCGCCGGAGCGATCTACACATCACTGCCGGTTGGTTTTTTTGTCTCAGCTTTTAGCTTCGCCGCATACCTGCTCGCGCGCGTGATCGGTCCGCGCCTGATGGGCGGCACAAGGACGGCGGCGCACGCCGAGCATCCGGTCGCGCCGATACCTGGCAAGTAA